From Streptomyces durmitorensis, a single genomic window includes:
- a CDS encoding DUF4232 domain-containing protein: protein MRTSIRRPAVLAAAAFAALSLTLTACGGDGGVQDEGAASPSTSVGTGTDGDSGKDAAADGGAAKGGAAGDTEGSDASDSAGADASDTTGSDASDSAARTGAKKKPGVKAVACAADDVEISAVKQDGVPTTHITLTATNVSGHACTLLRHPLIAFGDIQTAKDVPAVAKSRPGTPVVLDAGAPAYAAVRINNGGADEKNRAVTSFNVNLFAADGPAEGTKAVTAPHGGIAVDDAVAKTGYWTPELRNGADEF from the coding sequence ATGCGTACCTCCATCCGCCGCCCTGCCGTACTCGCCGCGGCCGCCTTCGCCGCGCTCAGCCTGACGCTCACCGCCTGCGGCGGCGACGGCGGCGTGCAGGACGAGGGAGCCGCCTCGCCCTCGACGTCCGTCGGAACCGGAACGGACGGCGACTCCGGCAAGGACGCGGCTGCCGACGGCGGGGCCGCGAAGGGCGGCGCGGCCGGGGACACCGAAGGTTCGGACGCCTCGGACTCCGCCGGTGCTGACGCCTCGGATACCACCGGTTCCGATGCCTCGGACTCCGCCGCGCGGACCGGCGCCAAGAAGAAGCCCGGCGTCAAGGCCGTGGCCTGTGCCGCCGACGACGTGGAGATCTCCGCGGTCAAGCAGGACGGCGTGCCCACCACGCACATCACGCTGACCGCCACGAACGTCTCGGGACACGCCTGCACGCTGCTGCGGCACCCGCTGATCGCGTTCGGCGACATCCAGACCGCCAAGGACGTTCCGGCCGTCGCCAAGAGCAGGCCGGGCACTCCCGTCGTGCTGGACGCGGGCGCCCCGGCCTACGCGGCCGTGCGGATCAACAACGGTGGTGCCGACGAGAAGAACCGCGCTGTCACCTCGTTCAACGTGAACCTCTTCGCCGCCGACGGGCCCGCCGAGGGAACCAAGGCCGTCACCGCGCCCCACGGCGGCATCGCGGTCGACGACGCGGTCGCGAAGACCGGCTACTGGACGCCCGAACTGCGCAACGGCGCCGACGAGTTCTGA
- a CDS encoding ATP-binding cassette domain-containing protein, whose amino-acid sequence MSPAKRKNTQSPALHAADSHDLIRVHGARVNNLKDVSIEIPKRRLTVFTGVSGSGKSSLVFSTIAAESQRMINETYSAFLQGFMPTLARPEVDVLDGLTTAIIVDQQRMGADPRSTVGTATDANAMLRILFSRLGKPHIGPPSAYSFNTASVRASGGITVERGAAKTKTVKATFNRTGGMCTRCEGRGSVSDIDLTQLYDDSKSLSEGAFTIPGWKSDSQWTVQVYAQSGLVDPDKPIRKYTKKELRDFLYGEPMKVKVNGVNLTYEGLIPKIQKSFLSKDKEAMQPHIRAFVERAVTFTTCPECDGTRLTEGARSSKIKRISIADACAMEIRDLAEWVRGLKDASVAPLLTALQQTLDSFVEIGLGYLSLDRPAGTLSGGEAQRAKMIRHLGSSLTDVTYVFDEPTIGLHPHDIERMNNLLLRLRDKGNTVLVVEHKPEAIAIADHVVDLGPGAGTGGGSVCFEGTVDGLRASDTVTGRHLDDRATLKESVREATGTLEIRGATRHNLQDVDVDVPLGVLCVVTGVAGSGKSSLIHGSVPASAGVVSVDQAPIKGSRRSNPATYTGLLDPIRKAFAKANDVKPALFSANSEGACPNCNGAGVIYTDLGMMAGVESTCEDCEGKRFQPAVLEYTFGGRDISEVLAMSVTEAEQFFGSGEAHTPAAHKILDRLADVGLGYISLGQPLTTLSGGERQRLKLATHMADKGGVYILDEPTTGLHLADVEQLLGLLDRLVESGKSVIVIEHHQAVMAHADWIIDLGPGAGHDGGKIVFEGTPADLVADRSTLTGEHLSAYVGS is encoded by the coding sequence ATGAGCCCCGCCAAGAGAAAGAACACGCAGTCGCCTGCGCTCCACGCCGCCGACAGCCACGACCTGATCCGTGTGCACGGCGCCCGCGTGAACAATCTCAAGGACGTCAGCATCGAGATCCCCAAGCGGCGCCTGACGGTGTTCACCGGCGTCTCCGGCTCGGGCAAGAGCTCGCTCGTCTTCAGCACGATCGCCGCGGAGTCCCAGCGGATGATCAACGAAACCTACAGCGCCTTCCTCCAGGGCTTCATGCCGACGCTGGCGCGCCCCGAAGTCGACGTACTCGACGGGCTCACGACCGCGATCATCGTCGACCAGCAGCGGATGGGCGCCGACCCCCGCTCCACGGTCGGCACCGCCACCGACGCCAACGCGATGCTGCGCATCCTCTTCAGCAGGCTCGGCAAGCCGCACATCGGCCCGCCCAGCGCGTACTCCTTCAACACCGCATCGGTCCGGGCGAGCGGCGGGATCACCGTCGAACGCGGTGCCGCCAAGACCAAGACCGTGAAGGCGACCTTCAACCGCACCGGCGGCATGTGCACGCGCTGCGAGGGCCGCGGCTCGGTCTCCGACATCGACCTCACCCAGCTCTACGACGACTCCAAGTCGCTCTCCGAAGGCGCGTTCACCATCCCCGGCTGGAAGTCGGACAGCCAGTGGACCGTGCAGGTCTATGCCCAGTCCGGCCTCGTCGACCCGGACAAGCCGATCCGCAAGTACACCAAGAAGGAACTGCGGGACTTCCTTTACGGCGAGCCGATGAAGGTCAAGGTCAACGGCGTCAACCTCACCTACGAAGGCCTGATCCCCAAGATCCAGAAGTCGTTCCTGTCCAAGGACAAGGAGGCGATGCAGCCGCACATCCGCGCCTTCGTGGAGCGGGCGGTCACCTTCACCACCTGCCCCGAGTGCGACGGCACCCGGCTCACCGAAGGGGCCCGGTCCTCGAAGATCAAGCGGATCAGCATCGCCGACGCCTGCGCGATGGAGATCCGCGACCTCGCCGAGTGGGTGCGCGGCCTCAAGGACGCGTCGGTGGCGCCGCTGCTCACCGCGCTCCAGCAGACCCTCGACTCGTTCGTGGAGATCGGCCTCGGCTACCTCTCGCTCGACCGTCCCGCGGGCACGCTGTCCGGCGGCGAGGCGCAACGCGCCAAGATGATCCGCCATCTGGGCTCCTCGCTCACCGACGTCACGTACGTCTTCGACGAGCCCACCATCGGCCTGCACCCCCACGACATCGAGCGGATGAACAACCTGCTCCTGAGGCTGCGGGACAAGGGCAACACGGTCCTCGTCGTCGAGCACAAGCCCGAGGCCATCGCGATCGCCGACCACGTCGTCGACCTCGGCCCCGGCGCCGGTACGGGCGGCGGCTCCGTCTGTTTCGAGGGCACCGTCGACGGGCTGCGGGCCAGCGACACCGTCACAGGGCGCCACCTCGACGACCGGGCCACGCTCAAGGAGTCGGTGCGCGAGGCCACCGGCACCTTGGAGATCCGCGGCGCCACCCGCCACAACCTCCAGGACGTCGACGTCGACGTCCCGCTGGGCGTGCTGTGTGTCGTCACCGGCGTCGCGGGCTCCGGCAAGAGCTCGCTGATCCATGGCTCCGTCCCCGCCTCGGCGGGTGTGGTCTCCGTCGACCAGGCGCCGATCAAGGGTTCGCGGCGCAGCAACCCGGCGACGTACACCGGCCTTCTCGACCCGATCCGCAAGGCGTTCGCCAAGGCCAACGACGTGAAGCCGGCGCTGTTCAGCGCCAACTCCGAGGGCGCCTGCCCCAACTGCAACGGCGCCGGCGTCATCTACACCGACCTGGGAATGATGGCCGGGGTCGAATCGACCTGTGAGGACTGCGAGGGGAAGCGGTTCCAGCCCGCGGTCCTCGAGTACACCTTCGGCGGCCGTGACATCAGCGAGGTGCTCGCGATGTCGGTGACCGAGGCCGAGCAGTTCTTCGGCTCCGGCGAGGCGCACACGCCGGCCGCGCACAAGATCCTCGACCGGCTCGCCGACGTCGGGCTCGGCTACATCAGCCTCGGCCAGCCGCTCACCACGCTGTCCGGCGGCGAGCGGCAGCGGCTCAAGCTGGCCACGCACATGGCGGACAAGGGCGGCGTCTACATCCTCGACGAGCCGACCACCGGCCTGCACCTCGCCGACGTCGAGCAGCTGCTCGGCCTGCTTGACCGGCTCGTCGAGTCCGGCAAGTCGGTCATCGTCATCGAGCACCACCAGGCGGTCATGGCACACGCGGACTGGATCATCGACCTCGGCCCCGGCGCGGGACACGACGGCGGCAAGATCGTCTTCGAGGGCACCCCCGCCGACCTCGTCGCCGACCGCTCCACGCTCACCGGCGAGCACCTCTCGGCGTACGTGGGTTCCTGA
- a CDS encoding VOC family protein yields MDVTLHASFLPHDDPDASLAFYRDTLGFEVRDDVGYDGLRWITVGPADQPGTSLVLQPPATDPGITEAERRTIAEMMAKGTYAGIILATADLDGTFARLQAEGAEIVQHPTEQPYGVRDCAVRDPAGNLLRIQERVAAITPTK; encoded by the coding sequence ATGGACGTCACCCTGCACGCGAGCTTCCTCCCGCACGACGACCCGGACGCGTCCCTGGCCTTCTACCGCGACACGCTCGGCTTCGAGGTCCGCGACGACGTCGGTTACGACGGACTGCGCTGGATCACCGTCGGGCCCGCCGATCAGCCCGGCACATCCCTCGTCCTGCAGCCGCCGGCCACCGACCCCGGCATCACCGAAGCCGAGCGCCGCACCATCGCCGAGATGATGGCCAAGGGCACCTACGCGGGCATCATTCTCGCCACCGCAGACCTCGACGGCACCTTCGCGCGGCTTCAGGCCGAGGGCGCCGAGATCGTCCAGCATCCGACCGAGCAGCCGTACGGGGTGCGCGACTGCGCCGTACGTGATCCCGCGGGCAACCTGCTCCGAATCCAGGAACGCGTTGCCGCAATCACGCCGACGAAGTAG
- a CDS encoding 50S ribosomal protein bL37 — protein sequence MSSKRRRKKKARRKNGANHGSRPQS from the coding sequence ATGTCCTCGAAGCGACGTCGCAAGAAGAAGGCCCGCCGCAAGAACGGCGCGAACCACGGCAGCCGCCCCCAGTCCTGA
- a CDS encoding cysteine hydrolase family protein, with translation MSTHTHQPSTTLRDVIGLDDQPPRLSESALIMIDFQNTYRTGVMALDGAETALAAGARLLERARAAGTPVVHILNDGGENTPYDIRAHIGAISDEVAPVEGEAVVVKQFPNSFHATDLEKTLSDLGIAPGSGKDLVLAGFMTHMCVNYTAQGAFNLGYRPTVIAEATATRALAAPDGTVLPAAALQTAALTTITDLFGTVVPTVDALPA, from the coding sequence ATGAGCACGCACACGCATCAGCCCTCCACGACCCTGCGCGACGTGATCGGCCTGGACGACCAGCCGCCCCGGCTGAGCGAATCCGCCCTGATCATGATCGACTTCCAGAACACCTACCGCACCGGCGTCATGGCCCTCGACGGCGCCGAGACGGCGCTCGCGGCGGGTGCCCGCCTCCTGGAGCGCGCCCGCGCCGCGGGCACCCCGGTCGTCCACATCCTCAACGACGGCGGCGAGAACACCCCCTACGACATCCGCGCCCACATCGGGGCCATCAGCGACGAGGTCGCCCCGGTGGAAGGTGAGGCGGTCGTGGTGAAGCAGTTCCCCAACTCCTTCCACGCCACCGATCTCGAGAAGACGCTGAGTGACCTGGGCATCGCCCCGGGCAGCGGCAAGGACCTGGTCCTCGCCGGTTTCATGACGCACATGTGCGTCAACTACACCGCCCAGGGAGCCTTCAACCTCGGCTACCGCCCCACCGTGATCGCGGAGGCCACCGCCACCCGCGCCCTCGCCGCCCCGGACGGCACCGTCCTGCCCGCCGCCGCGCTCCAGACCGCCGCCCTGACCACCATCACCGACCTGTTCGGCACGGTCGTCCCCACCGTCGACGCGCTCCCCGCCTGA
- a CDS encoding GlxA family transcriptional regulator: MPTPHRVVIAVFPDVDLLDVTGPAEVFGLANRETAGRAGYQVRLAGPAAGEVRTSAGVRLVADMGFDEVRGRVDTLLVPGAVDMTDEGPLARIDTDVVEWVRATAPQARRVASVCVGAHVLAAAGLLDGKTATTHWSTAAQLAAEHPAVTVDPDPIFVRTDRGRLWTGAGISACLDLALALVAEDQGEDVALSVARHLVMYLKRQGGQSQFSVPLSRPASARRDIDALRLWIADHLDADLSAAALAARMCLSERHFARVFKQETGTSPADYVEAARVEVARRLLETTDSPLDRVAAAAGLGSVETLHRAFNRQLSTTPAAYRRRFRIQTT, encoded by the coding sequence ATGCCCACTCCGCACCGTGTCGTCATCGCGGTCTTCCCCGATGTCGACCTCCTCGACGTCACCGGTCCCGCCGAGGTCTTCGGCCTGGCCAACCGGGAGACCGCGGGCCGCGCCGGCTACCAGGTACGCCTTGCCGGGCCGGCCGCCGGTGAGGTCCGTACGTCGGCGGGAGTGCGGCTGGTGGCCGACATGGGCTTCGACGAGGTGCGCGGGCGGGTGGACACCCTGCTGGTGCCCGGCGCGGTCGACATGACCGACGAAGGACCCCTCGCCCGTATCGACACGGACGTCGTGGAGTGGGTCAGGGCGACCGCCCCGCAGGCCCGCCGAGTGGCGTCGGTCTGCGTGGGTGCGCACGTCCTGGCCGCGGCCGGACTCCTCGACGGGAAGACGGCGACCACCCACTGGTCGACCGCCGCCCAGCTCGCCGCCGAGCACCCGGCCGTCACGGTCGACCCGGACCCCATCTTCGTACGCACCGACCGAGGCCGGCTGTGGACAGGGGCCGGGATCAGTGCCTGCCTGGATCTCGCCCTGGCGCTCGTGGCCGAGGACCAGGGCGAGGACGTGGCCCTGTCGGTGGCCCGGCACCTGGTGATGTACCTCAAACGCCAGGGCGGTCAGAGCCAGTTCTCCGTGCCGCTCAGCCGCCCCGCGTCCGCCCGCCGCGACATCGACGCACTGCGGCTGTGGATCGCCGATCACCTGGACGCGGACCTGTCGGCGGCGGCACTGGCGGCCCGGATGTGCCTGAGCGAGCGGCACTTCGCCCGGGTGTTCAAACAGGAGACCGGCACCAGCCCGGCCGACTACGTCGAAGCCGCCCGCGTCGAGGTGGCGCGCCGTCTCCTTGAGACCACCGACAGCCCTCTCGACCGGGTCGCGGCAGCGGCCGGGCTCGGTTCGGTGGAGACGCTGCACCGGGCGTTCAACCGGCAGCTCTCCACCACCCCGGCCGCCTACCGCCGCCGCTTCCGCATCCAGACCACCTGA
- a CDS encoding methyltransferase, with translation MTNDDTTTTNDTEDVRDLVAQLVFGSLAAQTVRAAVRLRVMELIGDKERSAAEVAADAGARTQPMTRLLRALASLGLLREHTAGSFSLTPAGATLDPERPGSLTSLVRMFTEPTMLRAWEHLDDSVRTGDVAFDTIFGKDFFSHLKEFPDLSAEFNAAMSQASRATAAVLPHAFDFGRFTTVTDVGGGDGTLLSAVLREHPALTGVVHDTEEGLAQAPTTLERQGLTARCSLAAGDFFQSVPGGADVYLLKSIVHDWSDEQAVTILTHCREALPPAGRVLIVEPVLPEVVDAETAGLTYLTDLNMMVNVGGRERTRADFEEVCRRAGLALTSVTPLEQAEPFCLIEATAA, from the coding sequence ATGACGAACGACGACACCACGACGACGAACGACACCGAAGACGTCCGTGACCTGGTCGCACAACTGGTGTTCGGAAGCCTGGCCGCGCAGACCGTTCGCGCCGCCGTCCGGCTGAGGGTGATGGAGCTGATCGGCGACAAGGAGCGGTCGGCGGCAGAGGTGGCCGCCGATGCCGGGGCACGTACACAGCCCATGACCAGGCTGCTGCGCGCCCTGGCGAGCCTGGGCCTGCTGCGCGAACACACCGCGGGCTCCTTCTCGTTGACGCCCGCGGGCGCCACCCTGGACCCCGAGCGGCCCGGCTCGCTCACCTCACTGGTCCGGATGTTCACGGAGCCGACGATGCTGCGCGCCTGGGAACACCTGGACGACAGCGTGCGCACCGGTGACGTCGCGTTCGACACGATCTTCGGGAAGGACTTCTTCAGCCACCTCAAGGAATTCCCCGACCTGTCCGCGGAGTTCAACGCGGCCATGAGCCAGGCCTCCAGGGCGACGGCCGCAGTCCTGCCGCACGCCTTCGACTTCGGCCGCTTCACCACGGTGACCGATGTCGGGGGCGGTGACGGCACCTTGCTGAGCGCCGTGCTCCGCGAACACCCGGCCCTGACGGGCGTCGTCCACGACACCGAGGAGGGCCTGGCCCAGGCTCCGACGACGCTGGAGCGGCAGGGGCTCACGGCACGATGCTCCCTGGCGGCCGGAGACTTCTTCCAGTCCGTGCCGGGCGGCGCCGACGTCTACCTGCTCAAGAGCATCGTGCACGACTGGTCGGACGAGCAGGCGGTCACGATCCTGACCCACTGCCGCGAGGCGCTGCCACCGGCGGGCCGCGTACTGATCGTGGAGCCCGTTCTGCCCGAGGTCGTCGACGCCGAAACCGCCGGACTCACCTACCTCACCGACCTCAACATGATGGTGAACGTGGGCGGCAGGGAGCGGACGCGGGCCGACTTCGAAGAGGTGTGCCGCAGGGCAGGCCTTGCCCTCACCTCGGTGACCCCGCTGGAACAGGCGGAACCGTTCTGCCTGATCGAGGCGACAGCGGCGTGA
- the murJ gene encoding murein biosynthesis integral membrane protein MurJ, translating into MVEGAKPAVRSRPQEQRARGRHAVRREKKQGGREKNQGGLVRSSLLMAVGTVVSRATGLIRQVLQAAALGTGLLASTYNTANTVPTSLYTLLIGGALNAVLVPQLVRARATQPDGGRAYEQRLVTLVVCVLGVGTALAVWAAPQIVGLYMRDTPERHEAFELTVTFARFLLPQIFFYGLFSIYGQVLNAREKFGAMMWTPVLNNVVLVGMFAAYLTLMTVPDQVEDITTAQVRLLGLGTTAGIALQALALVPYARAAGFRFRPRFDWRGTGLGTSVHAAKWTLLFVLANQVALTVVTNYANAADQELPQAGAGYSAYTYAQTIWLLPQSIVTVSLVTALLPRMSRAVAEGRLQDLRADLSRALRISGVIIVPAAFLFLAQGPQIASLLFAHGAADAASARPLGYMLQAFGLGLIPFSAQYLLLRGFYAQQDTRTPFFVAAWIAGVNIALATACHVLLPARWAVVGMAGAYTLSYLAGLALTAHLLRRRLGARIDDGSLRRTYTKLLCAAGPAAGLGWAATRACAGLGSGTWPTAAALSAGVLTTALGYLVLARLLKVSELRRLPGMR; encoded by the coding sequence ATGGTGGAGGGGGCGAAGCCTGCGGTGCGGTCGAGGCCGCAGGAGCAGCGGGCACGGGGGCGGCATGCCGTCCGGCGGGAGAAGAAGCAGGGCGGCCGGGAGAAGAATCAGGGCGGCCTTGTCCGTTCGTCGTTGCTGATGGCCGTCGGCACGGTGGTGTCGCGGGCGACGGGTCTCATCCGGCAGGTGCTGCAGGCCGCCGCGCTGGGCACGGGCTTGCTGGCCAGCACGTACAACACGGCGAACACGGTGCCGACAAGCCTGTACACGCTGTTGATCGGTGGTGCGCTCAACGCCGTCCTGGTGCCGCAGCTGGTGCGCGCCAGGGCGACGCAGCCCGATGGCGGGCGCGCCTACGAACAGCGTCTGGTCACGCTCGTGGTGTGTGTCCTTGGCGTGGGGACGGCGTTGGCGGTCTGGGCTGCCCCGCAGATCGTGGGCCTGTACATGCGCGACACCCCGGAACGTCACGAGGCGTTCGAGCTGACGGTGACGTTCGCCAGGTTCCTGCTTCCGCAGATCTTCTTCTACGGCCTGTTCAGCATCTACGGACAAGTCCTCAACGCCCGCGAGAAGTTCGGCGCGATGATGTGGACGCCGGTCCTGAACAACGTCGTGCTGGTCGGCATGTTCGCCGCCTACCTGACGCTGATGACGGTCCCCGACCAGGTCGAGGACATCACCACGGCCCAGGTGCGGCTGCTCGGTCTCGGCACGACGGCGGGCATCGCCCTACAGGCCCTGGCGCTTGTCCCGTACGCGCGGGCGGCGGGATTCCGGTTCCGGCCGCGGTTCGACTGGCGCGGCACCGGCCTTGGCACGAGCGTCCACGCGGCGAAGTGGACGCTCCTGTTCGTCCTGGCCAACCAGGTCGCCCTGACCGTGGTCACGAATTACGCCAACGCCGCCGACCAGGAGCTGCCGCAGGCCGGCGCGGGCTACTCGGCCTACACCTACGCGCAGACCATCTGGCTGCTGCCACAGTCGATCGTGACCGTGTCCCTGGTGACGGCTCTGCTGCCGCGCATGAGCCGGGCCGTCGCGGAAGGGCGTCTGCAGGACCTGCGCGCGGATCTGTCCCGGGCGCTGCGGATCAGCGGCGTGATCATCGTGCCTGCCGCCTTCCTCTTCCTCGCCCAGGGGCCGCAGATCGCGTCGCTCCTGTTCGCCCACGGAGCGGCGGACGCGGCATCGGCCCGCCCTCTGGGCTACATGCTGCAGGCCTTCGGACTCGGCCTCATCCCGTTCTCGGCCCAGTACCTCCTGCTGCGCGGCTTCTACGCACAGCAGGACACGCGTACTCCCTTCTTCGTGGCGGCCTGGATCGCGGGCGTGAACATCGCCCTGGCCACGGCCTGCCACGTGCTGCTGCCCGCCCGCTGGGCGGTCGTCGGCATGGCCGGGGCCTACACGCTGTCCTATCTGGCCGGCCTCGCGCTCACCGCGCACCTGCTGCGCAGGAGACTCGGAGCCCGCATCGACGACGGCAGCCTGCGCCGAACCTATACGAAGCTGCTGTGCGCCGCGGGTCCCGCCGCGGGCCTGGGCTGGGCCGCGACGCGCGCATGCGCCGGCCTGGGAAGCGGAACGTGGCCCACCGCGGCCGCGCTCTCCGCCGGGGTGCTCACGACGGCCCTCGGATATCTCGTCCTCGCACGGCTGCTGAAGGTCAGCGAGCTGCGACGCCTGCCCGGCATGCGCTGA
- a CDS encoding DUF6411 family protein yields MVIVGIVAVCVVLAVLAFFVPRLSRHPERGTQRTLGAGSRAGGKAPGILGRIFSKPFRSSSKAVGRSGSAGRRTRGRMPF; encoded by the coding sequence ATGGTCATTGTCGGCATCGTCGCTGTCTGCGTCGTACTGGCCGTCCTCGCCTTCTTCGTGCCCCGCCTCTCACGGCACCCCGAACGCGGCACCCAACGCACTCTGGGGGCCGGTTCGCGCGCCGGCGGCAAGGCCCCCGGCATCCTCGGCCGGATCTTCAGCAAGCCTTTCCGCAGCAGCTCCAAGGCCGTGGGCCGCAGCGGCTCGGCCGGTCGGCGCACGCGGGGCCGCATGCCCTTCTGA
- a CDS encoding TOPRIM nucleotidyl transferase/hydrolase domain-containing protein translates to MADMRAFRDAVSGWAAGGPGGPAHDLAERVGVRTAVLLEGPSDREAVEALAARRGRDLAAEGVCVVSMGGAMSIGRYAEILGPPGLDLRLAGLCDVAEQRFYDRGLERAGAPGGDFFVCVSDLEDELIRALGTARVEDAIRAEGDLRAWQTFMRQPAQHGRPRQQQLRRFLGTKKGRKIRYGRLLVEALDPDLTPAPLDDLLTSL, encoded by the coding sequence ATGGCAGACATGCGGGCGTTCCGGGACGCGGTCAGTGGCTGGGCGGCCGGCGGACCCGGCGGCCCTGCGCACGATCTGGCCGAGCGAGTGGGCGTGCGGACGGCCGTGCTGCTGGAAGGGCCGAGTGACCGCGAGGCAGTTGAGGCGCTGGCCGCACGGCGTGGCCGGGACCTGGCAGCCGAGGGGGTGTGCGTCGTGTCGATGGGCGGGGCGATGAGCATCGGCCGCTACGCCGAGATCCTCGGGCCGCCCGGCCTCGACCTGCGTCTTGCAGGACTGTGCGACGTGGCCGAACAGCGCTTCTACGACCGGGGTCTGGAGCGGGCAGGGGCGCCGGGCGGGGACTTCTTCGTGTGCGTGTCGGACCTGGAGGACGAACTCATCCGCGCGCTGGGCACGGCGAGGGTCGAGGATGCCATCCGGGCCGAGGGCGACCTGCGGGCCTGGCAGACCTTCATGCGCCAGCCCGCCCAGCACGGCAGGCCCCGGCAGCAGCAGTTGCGGCGCTTCCTCGGCACGAAGAAGGGCCGCAAGATCCGCTACGGCCGCCTCCTCGTCGAGGCCCTCGACCCCGATCTGACACCGGCCCCGCTGGATGACCTGCTCACGAGCCTGTGA
- a CDS encoding LysR substrate-binding domain-containing protein — MELRALRYFVAVAEELHFGRAAARLHMSQPPLSRAIKQLETEVGAALFDRSSAGVTLTAVGAVLLDEARSLLDQADRVRVRVAAAAGAASITVGILGDSTDPGAARLAGAYRRRHPQIEVRVRETDLTDPTCGLHAGLVDVALTRGPFDETGLTVHELRADPVGALLRADDPLARHASLKIADLVDRRWFVFPEGTDPLWQSYWNGGEPREGPVVRAVAECRQAVVWNGTVGMTLLDHEPGDGLTVVPLVDMPASRVLVAWNERDTNPLLRSFVRIAIAAYRG, encoded by the coding sequence ATGGAGCTACGCGCGCTGCGCTATTTCGTGGCGGTCGCCGAGGAACTCCACTTCGGCCGGGCCGCCGCCCGGCTGCACATGAGCCAGCCGCCGCTGAGCCGGGCCATCAAGCAGTTGGAGACCGAGGTCGGCGCCGCGCTGTTCGACCGGTCGTCCGCCGGGGTCACGCTCACCGCGGTGGGTGCCGTGCTGCTCGACGAGGCGCGCTCCCTGCTCGACCAGGCCGACCGGGTACGCGTACGCGTGGCCGCCGCGGCCGGTGCCGCGAGCATCACCGTCGGCATCCTGGGGGACAGCACCGATCCGGGCGCGGCGCGGCTGGCCGGCGCCTACCGCCGGCGCCACCCGCAGATCGAGGTGCGCGTCCGCGAGACCGACCTGACCGATCCGACGTGCGGGCTGCATGCCGGCCTCGTCGATGTCGCCCTGACCCGGGGGCCGTTCGACGAGACCGGCCTGACGGTCCACGAGCTGCGCGCCGACCCGGTGGGTGCGCTGCTGCGCGCCGACGATCCGCTGGCCCGGCACGCAAGCCTGAAGATCGCGGACCTGGTCGATCGCCGCTGGTTCGTCTTCCCGGAGGGCACCGATCCCCTCTGGCAGTCGTACTGGAACGGCGGAGAGCCTCGCGAGGGCCCGGTGGTGCGCGCCGTCGCGGAGTGCCGGCAAGCCGTTGTCTGGAACGGCACCGTCGGCATGACGCTCCTGGACCACGAGCCGGGGGACGGGCTCACCGTGGTGCCGTTGGTCGACATGCCCGCGAGCCGCGTGCTGGTGGCATGGAACGAGCGCGACACCAACCCACTGCTCCGGTCGTTCGTCCGGATCGCGATCGCCGCCTACCGAGGCTGA
- a CDS encoding cupin domain-containing protein: protein MPDEPRNTEPLAVPAVSVVGPGEGETIVLGTTRLRVLEDGSNTGHRIGLAESVLAPHTPGPPQHRHAQHDEGFYVVSGTVRFTVGEQDYDATAGTLVMVPPGAPHTFANTTGQPAVMVSTFTPDLYVQYFRDLHAMIARGQALTPEATAQVMSRYATEPATDFA from the coding sequence ATGCCCGACGAACCGAGAAACACCGAGCCGCTCGCCGTCCCCGCCGTGTCGGTGGTCGGTCCTGGCGAGGGCGAGACGATCGTCCTCGGCACCACGCGACTGCGCGTACTCGAGGACGGCAGCAACACCGGGCACCGCATCGGGCTCGCCGAATCGGTCCTCGCGCCGCACACGCCCGGACCGCCGCAGCACCGTCACGCCCAGCACGACGAGGGCTTCTACGTCGTCTCCGGCACGGTGCGGTTCACGGTCGGCGAGCAGGACTACGACGCGACCGCGGGCACGCTCGTGATGGTCCCGCCCGGCGCGCCGCACACCTTCGCCAACACGACCGGTCAACCGGCCGTCATGGTCAGCACGTTCACACCGGACCTGTACGTCCAGTACTTCCGTGACCTGCACGCCATGATCGCCCGCGGCCAGGCCTTGACCCCTGAGGCGACCGCCCAGGTGATGAGCCGTTACGCCACCGAACCCGCCACCGACTTCGCCTGA